One Mangifera indica cultivar Alphonso chromosome 4, CATAS_Mindica_2.1, whole genome shotgun sequence genomic region harbors:
- the LOC123213566 gene encoding zinc finger CCCH domain-containing protein 15 isoform X2: MQNESISSVAYGNLVADGTKSQERQNGDGFTSLYSSFVLAPETTTSLSISPYTDPTINDSLYFSRLLMQQQQTQHQDMINRHNLCLTRLREAAREAENLRQENASLRSVNRELNKHLSLLIKSTVSDFNSDDNNGNNSNSNNNNAATSSFGVVNGMRGLSISGGGGEEVCVESPTSVIENVDVKRVSLPKSISVRSNGYLKMGQAAATTVPPAANPTKTRPRTPLKPTVYVRGGKQEEEPLELEVYNQGMFKTELCNKWQETGTCPYGDHCQFAHGIEELRPVIRHPRYKTEVCRMVLAGDVCPYGHRCHFRHALTDQERFMGHLNSRSIKLN, encoded by the exons ATGCAAAACGAAAGCATTTCAAGTGTGGCCTATGGCAACCTCGTTGCGGACGGAACGAAATCGCAGGAGCGTCAAAACGGTGACGGATTTACGTCTCTCTACTCTTCCTTCGTTTTGGCTCCAGAAACAACTACAAGCCTCTCTATCTCACCTTACACGGATCCGACCATAAACGACTCGCTCTACTTCTCACGCCTGTTGATGCAACAGCAGCAAACTCAACATCAGGACATGATCAACCGCCATAACCTCTGTCTCACGCGCCTCCGTGAGGCAGCCAGAGAAGCCGAGAACCTTCGCCAGGAGAACGCCTCGCTCCGCTCCGTCAATCGCGAGCTCAACAAGCACTTAAGCTTACTGATTAAGTCGACCGTGAGTGATTTTAACAGTGATGACAATAATGGAAATAATAGTAATAGTAATAACAATAATGCTGCGACGTCGTCTTTTGGGGTGGTGAATGGGATGCGTGGGCTAAGTATTAGCGGCGGCGGAGGAGAGGAGGTTTGTGTTGAAAGTCCGACGAGTGTGATAGAGAATGTGGATGTTAAGAGGGTTTCGTTGCCTAAGAGTATTTCTGTGAGGTCTAATGGTTACTTGAAGATGGGTCAAGCTGCTGCTACCACTGTTCCACCTGCTGCTAATCCCACTAAGACTCGCCCTCGGACTCCCCTTAAGCCTACG GTGTACGTGCGAGGAGGGAAGCAAGAGGAGGAACCACTTGAACTAGAAGTGTACAACCAAGGCATGTTCAAGACAGAACTGTGCAACAAATGGCAAGAGACAGGCACATGCCCATATGGTGACCACTGCCAGTTTGCACACGGCATTGAAGAGCTCCGCCCTGTTATCCGCCACCCACGATACAAGACTGAGGTCTGCCGCATGGTCCTTGCAGGTGATGTCTGTCCCTACGGCCACCGCTGCCACTTCCGCCATGCACTCACTGACCAGGAGAGGTTCATGGGCCACCTCAACTCCAGGTCTATCAAGCTCAATTGA
- the LOC123213208 gene encoding alkane hydroxylase MAH1-like: protein MAFLSLSMNYPELFILSILCFILFLFLLLPNWSLVGMFLTFLLNLHNLPEKFTELLERSQEGTISVHSSKMDMVATTNPGNVHHVMSKNFWNYPKGPAFRQLFEALGVSLFTLDLEDWKTYRKFIHNYFMHPQTHQFLAKVIPENVKIGLIPVLEHLSKQGFIVDLEDLFKRHLYDFACIMSTGFNPNTLSVEFPHHPFFKAMDDMCEGIFYRHFMPDSLWKLSWVGIGKEKKLKAARDTLREIATKYMSMKREEIKANKDKEKFDFLQCFLTEHEVFGSVLHPEEIIRDNILGFIFAAQDTTSATLTWFFWLISKNPEVENKIREEMEKNLTVKQGKKWEISSIEEVRKLVYMQAAFYETLRLYPPAPFQERIALEEDVLPSGHRINPQTKVQMSSYAMARMKWVWGEDCKEFKPERWINEKGEIKHEPSNKFFAFSAGPRICLGKNMAFTLMKAVAATIMWNYTVEVDETCPVIPAASVILHTKHGLMARIKEQAP from the coding sequence atggCTTTTCTCAGCTTGTCAATGAACTACCCTGAACTATTCATTTTATCAATTCTTTGCTTCATCCTCTTCCTGTTTTTGCTTCTTCCCAACTGGTCACTTGTTGGAATGTTCCTTACGTTTCTTCTCAATCTCCATAACTTGCCTGAAAAATTCACTGAGCTTCTGGAGAGAAGCCAGGAGGGTACAATTTCAGTGCACAGTTCAAAAATGGACATGGTGGCGACGACAAATCCGGGAAATGTCCACCATGTGATGAGCAAAAACTTCTGGAATTACCCCAAAGGCCCGGCGTTTCGACAACTGTTTGAAGCTCTTGGGGTTTCTCTCTTCACTTTGGACTTGGAGGACTGGAAAACTTACAGAAAGTTCATTCATAATTACTTCATGCATCCTCAGACTCACCAGTTTTTGGCCAAAGTCATCCCTGAGAATGTCAAAATAGGGTTAATCCCAGTTCTCGAACACCTCTCTAAACAAGGGTTTATAGTGGATTTGGAAGATTTGTTCAAGAgacatttatatgattttgctTGTATAATGTCTACAGGATTCAACCCCAACACTCTTTCTGTGGAGTTCCCTCACCATCCATTCTTCAAAGCCATGGATGACATGTGTGAGGGCATATTTTACAGGCATTTCATGCCGGATAGTTTATGGAAGCTGAGCTGGGTGGGGATTGGGAAAGAGAAGAAACTGAAAGCAGCAAGAGACACCCTACGTGAAATTGCCACAAAATACATGTCAATGAAGCGAGAGGAGATAAAAGCaaacaaagacaaagaaaaattCGATTTCCTGCAGTGTTTTTTGACTGAACATGAAGTGTTTGGCTCGGTGTTGCACCCGGAGGAGATCATAAGAGACAACATCCTGGGCTTCATCTTCGCTGCACAAGACACCACCAGTGCGACACTAACATGGTTCTTCTGGCTGATTTCTAAAAACCCAGAAGTTGAAAACAAGATCAGAGAAGAAATGGAGAAAAACCTGACAGTAAAACAAGGAAAAAAGTGGGAGATTTCAAGCATAGAAGAGGTGCGGAAGCTGGTGTACATGCAGGCAGCTTTTTATGAAACATTAAGGCTGTATCCTCCGGCGCCGTTTCAGGAGAGGATAGCTCTGGAAGAAGATGTTCTTCCGAGTGGGCATCGAATCAATCCGCAGACCAAAGTTCAGATGTCTTCTTATGCAATGGCAAGGATGAAGTGGGTTTGGGGAGAGGATTGTAAGGAGTTTAAGCCAGAGAGATGGATaaatgagaaaggagaaatTAAACATGAGCCATCAAACAAGTTCTTTGCTTTCAGTGCAGGACCCAGGATTTGTCTAGGGAAGAACATGGCGTTTACCTTGATGAAAGCTGTTGCTGCAACTATTATGTGGAATTACACAGTGGAAGTTGATGAAACTTGCCCGGTAATTCCCGCAGCCAGTGTGATTCTTCACACCAAACATGGCTTAATGGCCAGGATAAAAGAACAAGCTCCCTAG
- the LOC123213566 gene encoding zinc finger CCCH domain-containing protein 15 isoform X1 produces MQNESISSVAYGNLVADGTKSQERQNGDGFTSLYSSFVLAPETTTSLSISPYTDPTINDSLYFSRLLMQQQQTQHQDMINRHNLCLTRLREAAREAENLRQENASLRSVNRELNKHLSLLIKSTVSDFNSDDNNGNNSNSNNNNAATSSFGVVNGMRGLSISGGGGEEVCVESPTSVIENVDVKRVSLPKSISVRSNGYLKMGQAAATTVPPAANPTKTRPRTPLKPTQKVYVRGGKQEEEPLELEVYNQGMFKTELCNKWQETGTCPYGDHCQFAHGIEELRPVIRHPRYKTEVCRMVLAGDVCPYGHRCHFRHALTDQERFMGHLNSRSIKLN; encoded by the exons ATGCAAAACGAAAGCATTTCAAGTGTGGCCTATGGCAACCTCGTTGCGGACGGAACGAAATCGCAGGAGCGTCAAAACGGTGACGGATTTACGTCTCTCTACTCTTCCTTCGTTTTGGCTCCAGAAACAACTACAAGCCTCTCTATCTCACCTTACACGGATCCGACCATAAACGACTCGCTCTACTTCTCACGCCTGTTGATGCAACAGCAGCAAACTCAACATCAGGACATGATCAACCGCCATAACCTCTGTCTCACGCGCCTCCGTGAGGCAGCCAGAGAAGCCGAGAACCTTCGCCAGGAGAACGCCTCGCTCCGCTCCGTCAATCGCGAGCTCAACAAGCACTTAAGCTTACTGATTAAGTCGACCGTGAGTGATTTTAACAGTGATGACAATAATGGAAATAATAGTAATAGTAATAACAATAATGCTGCGACGTCGTCTTTTGGGGTGGTGAATGGGATGCGTGGGCTAAGTATTAGCGGCGGCGGAGGAGAGGAGGTTTGTGTTGAAAGTCCGACGAGTGTGATAGAGAATGTGGATGTTAAGAGGGTTTCGTTGCCTAAGAGTATTTCTGTGAGGTCTAATGGTTACTTGAAGATGGGTCAAGCTGCTGCTACCACTGTTCCACCTGCTGCTAATCCCACTAAGACTCGCCCTCGGACTCCCCTTAAGCCTACG CAAAAGGTGTACGTGCGAGGAGGGAAGCAAGAGGAGGAACCACTTGAACTAGAAGTGTACAACCAAGGCATGTTCAAGACAGAACTGTGCAACAAATGGCAAGAGACAGGCACATGCCCATATGGTGACCACTGCCAGTTTGCACACGGCATTGAAGAGCTCCGCCCTGTTATCCGCCACCCACGATACAAGACTGAGGTCTGCCGCATGGTCCTTGCAGGTGATGTCTGTCCCTACGGCCACCGCTGCCACTTCCGCCATGCACTCACTGACCAGGAGAGGTTCATGGGCCACCTCAACTCCAGGTCTATCAAGCTCAATTGA
- the LOC123214017 gene encoding zinc finger protein CONSTANS-LIKE 10, whose translation MEKICEFCTAFRPVVYCKADAAHLCLSCDAKVHSANTLSKRHLRTLLCDSCRNPLAYIRCLDHRMFMCHGCDQSLHDVTSKHQRRAISSYMGCPSAKDFVALWGLELSELEDTGFPNQFASTSCGPSYPSADKLDISGPSSLQITDSSVASRESSVTSVSGEVPETGSSSQRSRILCEGKQQQNTSDILKQIIDLKRLCLTKGNSRLPMICHQEESETSSIHYPLKEHDECLEQDLKDFQSQYSATDLLQSDNTLQELTVDPSVSPFSQVEHAPSSPTVGMPFNGESFWQCKSSAQSNQLWSQNMQDLGVCEDISCNDDFDIPDVDVTFRNFEELFGGDQDAVRAKIDGKYVSRSLEKNPSLNKSDKGSARAIEDACEASSVNNSSSAQMDNATKQIDNYQGNMDSPCPVGPCYSTLSYSMSRFTIESSGTGCLDNRLSPNTGGEASCYSHDLECVPSEARENAMMRYKQKKKARLHENQIQYPSRKAGADVRKRVKGRFVKTEDYDLDTA comes from the exons ATGGAGAAAATTTGTGAATTCTGCACAGCGTTCAGGCCAGTTGTTTATTGCAAGGCTGATGCGGCGCATCTCTGTCTTTCCTGTGATGCAAAGGTTCATTCAGCTAATACACTGTCCAAGCGGCATCTCAGAACTCTCCTTTGTGACTCATGCAGAAACCCACTGGCTTATATTCGTTGTTTGGATCATCGAATGTTTATGTGTCATGGATGTGATCAGAGTCTTCATGATGTCACTTCCAAACATCAGAGAAGGGCTATCAGCAGTTACATGGGATGCCCTTCTGCTAAAGATTTTGTGGCACTGTGGGGTCTTGAGTTAAGTGAGTTGGAAGATACTGGTTTTCCAAATCAGTTTGCTTCCACTTCATGTGGTCCTTCATATCCAAGTGCAGATAAATTGGATATTTCAGGACCGTCTTCACTGCAAATTACAGATTCTTCAGTTGCATCTAGAGAGAGTTCCGTGACTTCAGTCTCGGGCGAGGTGCCTGAAACAGGATCAAGCAGTCAAAGAAGTCGG ATACTTTGTGAAGGTAAACAGCAGCAAAACACTTCTGATATTCTGAAACAGATTATTGACTTGAAAAGACTTTGTTTAACCAAGGGAAATAGCCGTTTGCCTATGATATGTCACCAAGAAGAAAGTGAAACGTCTTCAATACATTACCCTCTAAAGGAGCATGATGAATGTCTTGAACAGGATTTAAAGGATTTTCAATCCCAGTATTCGGCTACTGATCTTCTGCAAAGTGATAATACGCTTCAAGAGCTGACAGTTGATCCTTCAGTTTCACCATTTTCCCAAGTGGAGCATGCACCCTCGTCTCCAACTGTTGGGATGCCATTCAATGGAGAATCCTTTTGGCAATGCAAAAGTTCAGCTCAAAGTAATCAG TTGTGGTCTCAAAATATGCAAGACCTTGGAGTTTGTGAAGATATTTCCTGTAATGATGATTTTGACATACCTGATGTCGATGTGACATTCCGAAACTTTGAAGAACTATTTGGTGGTGATCAAGATGCAGTCCGAGCAAAGATTGATGGTAAATATGTATCACGATCCTTGGAGAAGAATCCGTCCCTCAATAAATCGGATAAAGGCAGTGCAAGAGCAATTGAG GATGCCTGTGAGGCGTCATCCGTTAATAATTCTAGTTCAGCTCAAATGGACAATGCTACCAAACAAATTGATAACTATCAGGGAAATATGGATTCTCCTTGCCCAGTTGGACCGTGTTATTCAACTTTGTCCTACTCTATGTCTAGGTTCACCATTGAAAGCAGTGGTACTGGTTGTCTCGATAACAGACTGTCACCTAATACTGGAGGAGAAGCTTCATGCTATTCACATGACCTCGAATGTGTCCCTTCAGAAGCCAGAGAAAATGCCATGATGAGGTACAAACAGAAGAAGAAAGCAAGATT GCATGAGAACCAAATTCAGTATCCATCCCGGAAAGCTGGAGCCGATGTACGAAAGCGGGTAAAGGGCAGATTTGTGAAGACAGAAGACTATGATTTGGATACAGCCTGA